In Aquimarina spinulae, a single window of DNA contains:
- a CDS encoding Lrp/AsnC ligand binding domain-containing protein, with amino-acid sequence MKGQNNTLKIDGIDKEILRNLMEDARRPILEIARKVGISGAAIHQRLRKLEASGLIAGSKFIIDPKVLGYKTMAFVGVHLDKAVSNPKAVKQLRDIPEVIECHYTTGNWSIFIKILCRDNEHLMVVLNKNIQAIEGVSRTETFISLDQQIDRQIKI; translated from the coding sequence ATGAAAGGTCAAAACAATACCTTAAAAATTGATGGTATCGATAAAGAGATTTTACGTAATCTCATGGAAGATGCCCGAAGGCCAATTCTTGAAATCGCCAGAAAAGTAGGAATATCTGGCGCTGCAATCCATCAAAGACTTCGTAAGTTAGAAGCTTCGGGTCTTATTGCCGGATCAAAGTTTATTATCGATCCCAAAGTATTAGGATATAAAACAATGGCTTTTGTAGGTGTACATCTGGACAAAGCCGTAAGTAACCCAAAAGCTGTAAAACAATTACGAGACATCCCAGAAGTAATTGAATGTCATTACACTACAGGGAATTGGTCTATTTTTATTAAAATACTATGTAGAGATAATGAACATTTAATGGTTGTATTAAATAAAAACATTCAAGCTATTGAAGGCGTATCCCGTACAGAGACTTTTATATCATTAGACCAGCAAATTGATCGGCAGATTAAGATATAG
- the ald gene encoding alanine dehydrogenase, translating into MVIGVPKEIKNNENRVGVTPAGTMELVRHGHTVFIQQNAGLQSGFEDEEYIKAGAKILPTIEEVYSTAEMIIKVKEPIEPEYKLIKKDQLVFTYFHFASGEALTNAMIASGSVCVSYETVEDPDRSLPLLTPMSEVAGRMSIQQGAKFLEKPLKGRGVLLGGVPGVPPAKVLVLGGGVVGTQAAKMAAGMGADVTILDISMKRLRYLDDVMAANVKTEYSNEYNIRKHIKDSDLIIGGVLIPGAKAPKLITRDMLKEMRPGTVVVDVAVDQGGCFETTKPTTHQDPVYIIDDVVHYSVANMPGAVPYTSTLALTNVTLPYAVQLANKGWKKACNENIPLKKGLNVINGDVVYPAISEAFNLPLKDVNAYLN; encoded by the coding sequence ATGGTAATTGGTGTTCCCAAAGAAATCAAAAATAACGAGAACAGAGTAGGCGTTACGCCTGCCGGGACTATGGAGCTTGTTAGACATGGTCATACTGTTTTCATACAGCAGAATGCTGGTCTTCAAAGTGGTTTTGAAGACGAAGAATATATCAAGGCAGGTGCTAAAATTTTACCTACTATAGAAGAGGTATACAGTACTGCTGAAATGATTATTAAGGTCAAGGAGCCTATTGAACCAGAATATAAATTGATCAAAAAGGATCAATTAGTGTTTACATACTTTCATTTTGCCTCGGGAGAAGCATTAACGAATGCAATGATTGCAAGTGGTTCGGTTTGTGTTTCGTATGAAACGGTTGAAGATCCAGATCGAAGTCTACCATTATTAACTCCGATGAGTGAAGTAGCAGGACGTATGTCTATCCAGCAAGGAGCTAAGTTTTTAGAAAAACCATTAAAAGGAAGAGGAGTTCTTCTAGGTGGTGTTCCTGGTGTTCCACCAGCAAAAGTATTAGTACTTGGTGGAGGTGTAGTAGGAACTCAAGCCGCTAAGATGGCTGCAGGAATGGGAGCTGATGTAACGATTTTGGATATTAGTATGAAGAGATTACGTTACTTAGATGATGTAATGGCTGCAAATGTTAAGACAGAATATTCTAACGAGTATAATATTCGTAAGCATATAAAAGATTCTGATTTAATTATCGGAGGAGTATTAATACCAGGTGCAAAAGCACCAAAATTGATCACTCGCGATATGCTTAAAGAGATGCGTCCAGGAACTGTGGTAGTAGATGTAGCAGTAGATCAGGGAGGTTGTTTTGAAACAACAAAACCAACAACGCATCAGGATCCAGTATATATTATTGATGATGTTGTACATTATTCTGTTGCAAATATGCCAGGTGCAGTACCATATACGTCAACTTTGGCATTAACTAATGTCACTTTGCCATATGCAGTACAATTGGCAAATAAAGGCTGGAAAAAAGCTTGTAATGAAAATATACCACTTAAAAAAGGACTAAATGTGATTAACGGTGATGTCGTATATCCTGCGATATCCGAGGCTTTTAATCTTCCTTTAAAAGATGTAAATGCATATTTGAATTAA
- a CDS encoding zinc metallopeptidase, with translation MMGYYIIAGVIFLVSTYVSNKLKSKFKKYSNISLQNGMSGAEIATKMLQDNGIRDVQVVSTAGMLTDHYNPLNKTVNLSEGVYNQRNAAAAAVAAHECGHAVQHATSYSWLTMRSKIVPAVGIASKLSNFVIMGGLVLSASGMIFGNTIFLIGIILFGVTTLFAFITLPVEYDASNRALAWLENNNMLTTQEHAGAKDALKWAARTYVVAALGSLATLLYFISIFMGRRD, from the coding sequence ATGATGGGGTATTATATTATTGCGGGTGTCATATTCTTGGTGAGTACCTATGTAAGCAATAAACTTAAAAGTAAATTCAAAAAGTATTCTAATATCAGTTTACAAAACGGCATGAGCGGTGCAGAAATTGCCACAAAAATGCTACAAGATAACGGAATTCGTGATGTGCAGGTGGTTTCTACGGCCGGAATGCTTACCGATCATTATAATCCATTAAATAAGACAGTAAACTTAAGTGAAGGAGTATATAATCAGCGTAATGCAGCCGCAGCGGCAGTTGCTGCTCATGAATGTGGCCATGCCGTACAACATGCTACGTCGTATAGTTGGTTAACCATGAGATCGAAGATTGTACCTGCTGTAGGAATCGCAAGTAAACTCTCTAATTTTGTGATTATGGGAGGGCTTGTTCTTTCAGCATCAGGAATGATCTTTGGGAATACTATTTTCCTGATTGGGATTATATTATTCGGAGTAACTACATTATTTGCATTTATTACACTTCCTGTAGAATATGATGCTAGTAATAGAGCATTAGCATGGTTAGAAAATAATAATATGCTTACTACCCAGGAGCATGCAGGGGCAAAAGATGCATTGAAATGGGCTGCACGTACCTACGTAGTAGCAGCTTTAGGTTCTTTGGCAACCTTACTGTACTTTATCTCTATCTTTATGGGTAGAAGGGATTAA
- a CDS encoding 2-dehydropantoate 2-reductase, with protein MHIVIIGVGGVGGYFGGKIANSGQKVTLVARGKHLAAIKKNGLQVKSINGDFVTHPFCATNQIDTVEKADVVLICTKSWQVAEAAKSIQPILKEDTIVIPLQNGADNAEKVCSVVDAKHVLGGLCKIYSKIEAPGIISHFGHQPEVVFGELDKSKTNRLEVVKEVFDKAGFTNTISEDIEVDIWSKFMFITTVSGIGALTRATIGEVYENPETYRILKQTAAEIYNVGIAKGVSLPEDIVHRILAFIGKQPYDSTASMQRDIMQGRPSELDNFNGFIVKQGAKLDISTPANTFIYSCLLPMEAKARTLKNK; from the coding sequence ATGCATATAGTCATTATAGGAGTCGGCGGAGTCGGCGGGTATTTTGGAGGGAAAATAGCTAATTCTGGTCAGAAAGTAACTTTGGTCGCCAGAGGAAAACATCTCGCAGCTATTAAAAAGAATGGACTGCAAGTTAAAAGTATCAACGGGGATTTTGTAACTCACCCATTTTGTGCAACTAATCAGATTGATACTGTAGAAAAAGCAGATGTAGTACTGATATGTACAAAATCCTGGCAGGTGGCAGAAGCTGCAAAATCAATTCAGCCTATTTTAAAAGAAGATACTATCGTTATTCCATTACAAAATGGAGCAGATAATGCAGAAAAAGTATGTTCTGTAGTAGATGCAAAACATGTTTTGGGAGGATTATGTAAAATCTATAGTAAGATAGAGGCTCCGGGCATCATTTCTCATTTTGGCCATCAACCTGAAGTTGTTTTTGGTGAATTAGACAAAAGCAAAACGAATCGACTGGAGGTAGTGAAAGAAGTGTTTGACAAAGCAGGGTTTACTAATACAATTTCTGAAGATATTGAAGTAGATATCTGGAGCAAATTTATGTTTATTACTACTGTTAGTGGTATTGGTGCACTTACTCGTGCTACAATCGGAGAGGTATATGAAAATCCAGAAACCTATCGTATTTTAAAACAAACCGCTGCAGAGATTTATAATGTAGGTATCGCCAAAGGAGTGTCATTACCAGAGGATATTGTACATCGAATCCTGGCTTTTATTGGTAAACAACCCTATGATTCTACAGCTTCTATGCAACGTGATATTATGCAAGGCAGACCTTCAGAATTAGATAATTTTAATGGCTTTATCGTAAAACAAGGAGCAAAATTAGATATTTCAACACCTGCAAATACGTTTATATATAGTTGTTTGTTACCCATGGAGGCTAAAGCCAGAACTTTAAAAAATAAATAA
- a CDS encoding thiol-activated cytolysin family protein, with the protein MKTNKPSLLLRYRAIAFTGLFLGVLLSCQNDDIIEDTITQNLETREQYLNEDLPDGISNLVITEDYGKDLNGKWLEEENCITKTISFDQNDSNFFLLDPNGSLLWPGNLLASRTIQEGSPSSIPIDGEYRNPIEVRINVLSGTPSFTSRTINAPTAGKVQDSLNAILNNYYDSGANFPASFQISIERIHNEQQLQVALKAGYSGPSVDVSGQLGINFNQKKTRYAVTLQQRFFTTSVSPKNKIIGKNGWFNNRVSPQDLNDYVTDYQNVSNDKKNPSSYIESVTYGRLYTLIYESKEKALNVEAALKFAYKGIGNADSELETRYKKVFRNANVRVKQLGGNPADGIASSLSGLANNLDGVVNFLAKGANVSRQNPGYPISYKVNYVKNNRAFKVSQNIKYEVTNCDLVNYETIRIDPLDAAVHEGSDHKTGGAELFGRLYVEKYDRKNRRWYLVDQKIHWGYTIDHQNTNHFPTKGHINKRKKEIGKGQVIDFKVKTGSNQRFRVVSEIGECDASCYPWSDTASGGRRYIVYQYNTTSKKWVDYKKHNKAVSNYTIGTSFNQRTWNGARSKANDGIVAYVDYLSYVIKK; encoded by the coding sequence ATGAAAACAAACAAACCTAGTTTATTATTAAGGTATAGAGCCATTGCCTTTACAGGGCTTTTTTTAGGAGTACTACTATCTTGTCAGAACGATGATATTATAGAGGATACCATAACTCAAAATCTAGAAACAAGAGAACAATATCTTAATGAAGATCTTCCTGATGGTATTAGTAATTTGGTTATAACAGAAGATTATGGTAAAGATCTTAATGGGAAATGGTTAGAAGAAGAAAACTGTATTACAAAAACTATTTCTTTTGATCAAAACGACTCTAATTTTTTTCTATTAGACCCTAATGGTTCTTTGCTTTGGCCTGGTAATTTATTAGCTTCCAGAACGATACAAGAAGGATCCCCTTCGTCTATTCCGATTGATGGAGAATATCGAAATCCTATAGAAGTAAGAATAAATGTGTTGTCTGGTACACCTTCTTTTACATCTAGAACTATCAATGCTCCAACAGCAGGAAAAGTACAGGATAGTCTAAATGCTATTTTAAATAATTACTATGATAGTGGTGCAAATTTCCCTGCAAGTTTTCAAATATCTATAGAAAGAATACACAACGAACAACAATTACAAGTTGCGTTAAAAGCAGGATACTCAGGACCAAGCGTCGATGTGTCTGGACAGTTGGGGATTAACTTTAATCAAAAAAAGACCAGATATGCAGTTACACTTCAGCAACGTTTTTTTACTACTTCTGTGTCCCCGAAAAATAAGATTATAGGAAAAAATGGTTGGTTTAACAACAGGGTTTCTCCACAAGACCTAAATGATTATGTGACTGATTATCAAAATGTTTCTAATGATAAGAAAAATCCATCTTCTTACATAGAATCGGTAACCTATGGAAGATTATATACTTTGATATACGAGTCTAAGGAAAAAGCATTAAATGTAGAAGCTGCTTTGAAATTTGCTTATAAAGGAATTGGTAATGCTGATTCTGAGTTGGAAACTCGTTATAAAAAGGTTTTTAGAAATGCCAATGTAAGGGTTAAGCAATTAGGAGGAAATCCTGCAGATGGTATTGCATCATCATTGTCTGGATTAGCTAATAACTTAGATGGGGTTGTGAATTTTTTGGCAAAAGGAGCAAATGTATCCCGTCAAAATCCAGGATATCCAATCTCCTATAAAGTTAATTATGTTAAGAATAATAGAGCGTTTAAGGTATCTCAGAATATAAAATATGAAGTTACAAATTGTGATCTTGTAAATTATGAGACAATTAGAATAGATCCTCTCGATGCTGCTGTACATGAAGGTAGTGATCACAAAACTGGTGGAGCCGAGCTTTTTGGAAGATTATATGTGGAGAAATATGATAGAAAAAATCGCAGATGGTATTTGGTAGACCAAAAAATACATTGGGGTTATACTATAGACCACCAAAATACCAATCATTTCCCGACAAAAGGTCATATAAATAAGAGAAAAAAAGAAATAGGAAAAGGACAAGTGATCGATTTTAAAGTAAAAACAGGAAGCAATCAGCGTTTTAGAGTTGTCTCAGAAATAGGAGAATGTGATGCCAGTTGTTATCCATGGAGCGATACAGCATCAGGAGGGAGAAGATATATTGTGTATCAATATAATACTACATCAAAGAAATGGGTAGATTACAAAAAACACAATAAGGCTGTTTCAAATTATACCATAGGTACATCCTTTAACCAAAGAACCTGGAATGGAGCTAGATCTAAAGCTAATGATGGGATTGTAGCATATGTCGATTATTTGTCATATGTTATAAAAAAATAA
- a CDS encoding DUF423 domain-containing protein, which yields MNKISANKTILITGAVTGLLAVILGAFGAHGLEKLVDPESINSFTTGVRYQMYHAIVCIILGNMSVLQEVTRKRIFYFFMGGITLFSGSIYLLVIDEVLGVSLSSIGFITPLGGLLLILGWVFFVISLVKIK from the coding sequence ATGAATAAAATATCAGCAAACAAAACAATTTTGATTACCGGTGCCGTGACGGGATTACTTGCGGTAATATTAGGAGCCTTCGGAGCTCATGGATTAGAGAAGTTAGTAGATCCAGAAAGTATTAATTCTTTTACTACCGGGGTGCGATATCAAATGTATCATGCTATCGTTTGTATTATTTTGGGGAATATGTCTGTTTTACAAGAGGTTACCAGAAAGCGTATTTTTTATTTTTTTATGGGGGGAATAACCCTTTTTTCTGGGTCAATATACCTTTTGGTGATCGATGAAGTTTTAGGGGTTTCTCTGTCAAGCATTGGTTTTATTACCCCTTTGGGAGGTCTTTTACTGATACTTGGATGGGTTTTTTTCGTAATTTCATTAGTAAAGATTAAGTGA
- a CDS encoding leucine--tRNA ligase, whose amino-acid sequence MSYDFNTIEARWQKYWAEKGTFKAENNSDKPKYYVLDMFPYPSGAGLHVGHPLGYIASDIYARYKRHKGFNVLHPQGYDSFGLPAEQYAIQTGQHPAITTKENIARYREQLDKIGFSFDWSREVKTSDPNFYKWTQWIFIELFNSWYDNDADKARGIDDLETVFASEGNAKVNAVCDENITPFTAGDWNNFSSKEKQEVLLKYRLTYLAETEVNWCPQLGTVLANDEIVNGVSERGGYPVIRKKMTQWSMRISAYAERLLQGLETIDWTDSLKESQRNWIGKSVGASVTFTVKEHDNEIIEVFTTRPDTIFGATFMTLAPEHELVAKITTPEQKAAVEAYIEATAKRSERERMADVKTISGVFTGAYAEHPFTKAPIPIWIGDYVLAGYGTGAVMAVPCGDQRDYDFAKHFDIPITNIFEGVDISEEAFADKEKTIIGNSDFLNGLNYKKATKTAIYELEKLGQGQGKTNYRLRDAVFSRQRYWGEPFPVYYIDGMPQMIDVAHLPLALPEVEKYLPTETGEPPLGRADVWAWDAEKNEVVSNDKIDHETVFPLELNTMPGWAGSSWYPFRYMDAGNDTEFASAEAMQYWQNVDLYIGGNEHATGHLLYSRFWTKFLKDRAYITVDEPFKKLINQGMILGTSAFVYRLEYEPSRALTDNFRNDDDLKFDLKVKPIFISKSKLDDIQGEEIQARMNSHYEKEIREGLEAFIDDGNKDLPFEEIYHAFRFTPIHADVSMINSSDELDMEAFKNWRPDFKDAIFITEGDGSCKVGREVEKMSKSKYNVVNPDGICEQYGADSLRLYEMFLGPLEQAKPWNTAGITGVHSFLKRLWKLYHDGETFGVTDTEPTKENLKTLHKTIKKVEEDIENFSFNTSVSTFMIAVNELTAQKCTSRAVLEPLIVLISPYAPHIAEELWQKLGHNESVSITAFPVFEEKHLVESTKQYPISFNGKMRFTMELSLDLSKDEIEAAVMAHEKTQEQLAGREPKKVIVVPGKIVNVVG is encoded by the coding sequence ATGAGCTACGATTTTAATACTATTGAAGCCAGATGGCAAAAATATTGGGCAGAAAAAGGTACTTTTAAAGCAGAAAACAACAGTGATAAACCTAAATATTATGTATTGGATATGTTTCCATATCCATCGGGTGCAGGATTACACGTTGGGCATCCACTAGGATATATTGCCAGTGATATCTATGCAAGATATAAACGCCATAAAGGATTTAATGTATTACATCCGCAAGGATATGATTCTTTTGGATTACCGGCAGAACAGTATGCGATCCAGACAGGGCAGCATCCCGCAATAACTACCAAAGAAAATATAGCTCGTTATCGTGAGCAATTAGATAAAATTGGATTCTCTTTTGACTGGAGTCGCGAAGTAAAAACTAGCGATCCTAATTTTTATAAATGGACGCAATGGATATTTATAGAGCTTTTTAATTCGTGGTACGATAACGATGCAGATAAAGCGAGAGGGATTGATGATCTTGAAACTGTTTTTGCTTCAGAAGGAAATGCAAAAGTAAATGCGGTTTGTGATGAAAATATAACACCATTCACTGCAGGGGATTGGAATAATTTTTCCTCAAAAGAAAAGCAGGAAGTACTATTAAAATACAGATTAACCTATTTGGCAGAGACCGAAGTAAACTGGTGTCCGCAATTAGGAACCGTACTGGCAAATGATGAAATTGTAAACGGAGTTTCTGAGCGAGGAGGATATCCTGTGATTCGTAAAAAAATGACACAGTGGAGCATGCGTATCTCTGCCTATGCAGAGCGATTATTACAAGGATTAGAAACCATCGATTGGACAGATTCTCTAAAAGAATCACAACGTAACTGGATCGGAAAATCTGTAGGAGCTAGTGTAACCTTTACTGTAAAAGAACATGATAATGAGATAATCGAAGTGTTTACCACACGTCCTGATACTATTTTTGGTGCTACATTTATGACATTAGCTCCAGAACATGAATTGGTTGCTAAGATAACAACTCCCGAACAGAAAGCAGCTGTAGAAGCCTATATCGAAGCAACGGCCAAACGTAGCGAACGTGAGCGTATGGCAGACGTAAAAACCATTAGTGGGGTGTTTACAGGAGCATATGCAGAGCACCCATTTACCAAAGCGCCCATACCCATCTGGATCGGAGATTATGTATTGGCAGGATATGGTACCGGAGCTGTAATGGCAGTGCCATGTGGAGATCAGAGAGATTATGATTTTGCAAAACATTTTGATATCCCTATTACTAATATTTTTGAAGGGGTAGATATCTCTGAAGAAGCGTTTGCCGATAAAGAAAAGACCATAATTGGAAATTCTGATTTTCTTAATGGTTTAAACTATAAAAAAGCGACCAAGACTGCTATTTATGAGTTAGAAAAACTAGGTCAGGGGCAAGGTAAAACCAATTACAGATTGCGTGATGCGGTATTTAGCCGTCAACGATATTGGGGAGAACCGTTTCCGGTATATTATATAGATGGGATGCCGCAGATGATCGATGTAGCACATTTACCATTAGCACTACCCGAAGTAGAAAAATATCTCCCTACAGAAACAGGAGAGCCACCATTAGGTCGTGCCGATGTTTGGGCATGGGACGCAGAGAAGAATGAGGTGGTGTCTAATGATAAAATTGATCATGAAACAGTCTTTCCTTTAGAGTTAAATACGATGCCTGGTTGGGCAGGGAGCTCATGGTACCCGTTTCGATATATGGATGCTGGTAATGATACTGAATTCGCTTCCGCGGAAGCGATGCAGTACTGGCAAAATGTAGATTTGTATATAGGCGGAAACGAACATGCTACCGGTCACTTATTATATTCTCGTTTCTGGACAAAATTCTTAAAAGACAGAGCATACATTACCGTTGATGAGCCGTTTAAAAAACTAATCAATCAGGGGATGATTTTAGGAACGAGTGCTTTTGTGTATAGGTTGGAATATGAACCTAGTAGAGCTCTTACAGATAATTTTAGAAATGATGATGATTTAAAATTTGATTTAAAGGTAAAACCGATTTTTATTTCGAAATCAAAATTAGATGACATTCAAGGTGAAGAAATTCAGGCTCGCATGAATAGTCATTATGAAAAAGAGATAAGGGAGGGATTAGAAGCTTTTATAGACGATGGAAATAAAGATCTTCCATTTGAAGAAATTTATCATGCTTTTCGATTTACTCCTATTCATGCAGATGTTTCGATGATCAATTCATCTGATGAGTTAGATATGGAAGCATTTAAAAACTGGAGACCAGATTTTAAAGATGCTATTTTTATTACTGAAGGTGATGGTTCCTGTAAAGTAGGTCGTGAGGTAGAAAAGATGTCAAAATCCAAGTACAATGTGGTTAATCCAGATGGTATTTGCGAGCAGTATGGAGCAGATAGTTTACGATTGTACGAGATGTTCCTGGGGCCATTAGAACAGGCAAAACCCTGGAATACTGCCGGGATTACGGGAGTACATTCTTTCCTTAAAAGATTATGGAAATTATATCATGATGGAGAGACGTTTGGTGTAACCGATACCGAACCTACCAAAGAGAATTTAAAAACATTACATAAAACCATCAAAAAGGTAGAAGAAGATATCGAGAACTTCTCGTTTAACACTTCGGTAAGTACCTTTATGATTGCAGTAAATGAATTAACAGCTCAGAAATGTACTTCTAGAGCAGTTCTAGAACCTCTAATTGTATTAATTTCTCCTTATGCACCACATATTGCTGAAGAATTATGGCAAAAATTAGGACATAATGAATCTGTATCTATAACTGCATTTCCTGTATTTGAAGAGAAACACCTGGTAGAAAGTACCAAACAATACCCGATTTCATTTAATGGTAAAATGCGTTTTACGATGGAGTTATCATTAGACCTAAGCAAAGATGAGATTGAAGCAGCGGTGATGGCTCATGAAAAAACACAAGAACAACTTGCCGGTCGAGAACCTAAAAAGGTAATCGTAGTACCTGGTAAAATTGTGAATGTAGTGGGTTAG
- a CDS encoding saccharopine dehydrogenase family protein, whose translation MRKILVIGAGKSTAVLIKYFQDKSSSENLYITIGDISIENAKKLASDHPNTEAVLLDVFDQDSREKAIQNADIVVSMLPARFHIEVAKDCLQYGKCMVTASYVSPEMQELDAKVREKGLVFMNEIGLDPGIDHMSAMQVIDRIRNQGGKIILFESFTGGLVAPESDTNLWNYKFTWNPRNVVIAGQGGAAEFLQEGTYKYIPYHKLFRRTEFLEVEDYGRFEAYANRNSLKYQSIYGLDDILTLYRGTIRRVGFSRAWNTFVQLGMTADDYTLANSEDMSYRDFTNSFLAYSPSDSVELKLRHYLKIDQDDIMWDKLLELDLFNPDKKVGIPNATPAQILQKILMDKWTLDEGDKDMIVMYHKFGYEINGKHKQIDATMVSIGKDQTYTAMARTVGLPVAMATLRILNKQITTPGVQIPIQEEVYTPILKELEEYGIVFKERECNYLGYNPDGVKG comes from the coding sequence ATGCGAAAGATCTTAGTTATTGGTGCAGGTAAATCTACTGCAGTTCTCATTAAATATTTTCAGGATAAATCTAGTTCAGAAAATTTATATATCACTATTGGTGATATTTCTATTGAAAATGCAAAAAAACTAGCTAGTGATCATCCCAATACAGAAGCAGTACTTCTGGATGTTTTTGATCAGGACTCACGAGAAAAAGCTATTCAAAATGCAGATATTGTAGTATCAATGCTTCCTGCACGGTTTCATATCGAAGTAGCTAAAGATTGCTTACAGTATGGTAAATGCATGGTTACTGCATCATATGTTAGTCCAGAAATGCAAGAACTCGATGCAAAAGTTCGTGAAAAAGGGCTCGTCTTTATGAATGAGATTGGCCTAGACCCCGGTATTGATCATATGAGTGCAATGCAGGTCATTGACAGGATTAGAAATCAAGGCGGTAAAATAATTTTGTTTGAGTCTTTTACAGGTGGCCTGGTCGCTCCCGAGAGTGACACTAACTTATGGAATTATAAATTTACCTGGAATCCTCGTAATGTGGTTATTGCCGGACAAGGTGGTGCCGCAGAGTTTCTACAGGAAGGAACATATAAATATATTCCTTATCATAAATTATTTAGAAGAACAGAATTTTTAGAAGTCGAAGATTATGGTCGTTTTGAAGCCTATGCAAATCGAAATTCTTTAAAATACCAAAGTATTTATGGATTAGATGACATCTTAACCCTATATAGAGGAACCATAAGAAGAGTAGGGTTTTCTAGAGCCTGGAATACTTTTGTACAACTAGGAATGACTGCAGATGATTATACCCTTGCAAATTCGGAAGACATGAGTTATCGTGATTTCACAAATAGTTTTCTTGCCTATTCTCCTTCAGATTCGGTAGAGTTGAAACTTCGTCACTATCTTAAGATTGATCAAGATGATATTATGTGGGATAAACTTCTCGAGCTTGATCTTTTTAACCCAGATAAAAAAGTAGGTATCCCTAATGCTACTCCAGCACAGATTCTTCAGAAAATATTGATGGACAAATGGACTTTGGATGAAGGAGATAAGGATATGATCGTGATGTATCATAAGTTTGGTTATGAGATTAATGGCAAACACAAACAGATAGATGCTACTATGGTAAGTATTGGCAAAGATCAAACATACACGGCAATGGCAAGAACTGTAGGGTTGCCAGTCGCAATGGCTACATTACGAATTCTAAACAAACAAATCACTACTCCAGGAGTACAGATTCCTATTCAGGAAGAGGTATATACTCCTATTCTCAAAGAACTTGAAGAGTATGGTATCGTATTTAAGGAAAGAGAATGCAATTATCTTGGTTATAACCCAGATGGTGTAAAAGGATAG
- a CDS encoding phosphatidylinositol-specific phospholipase C codes for MKINCITKFILAVAVILFFQSCEKDDNFGHTVSQITLDASNIKKAVPSYSLSNWMGAINKNVSLSELSIPGTHDSGARYDHPFFSGTAKTQNLTIREQLNSGTRFLDIRCRHINNIFTIHHGSVYQKLNFNDVLNDCLNFLNSNPTETIIMSVKEEHDPSNNRRSFEATLTSYINQNRSKWYLGENIPRLNNVRGKIVLLRRFNTRSSTPKGINATNWKDNTTFTINNTNATLQIQDKYKISDKNNKWNSITSLLRAAKNGNSNTMYINFASGYKPNWFGIPRIPEISNYINPKISSYFRNNTSGRYGSIMMDFATASRNKLLIKTNF; via the coding sequence ATGAAAATCAATTGTATTACTAAATTCATTTTAGCCGTAGCGGTAATTTTATTTTTTCAATCTTGCGAAAAGGATGATAATTTTGGACATACTGTTTCTCAAATCACATTAGATGCTAGCAACATTAAAAAAGCCGTGCCTAGTTATTCCTTATCTAATTGGATGGGGGCAATTAATAAAAATGTAAGCCTTTCAGAATTGAGCATTCCTGGGACACATGATTCTGGAGCAAGGTATGATCACCCTTTTTTTTCGGGTACAGCAAAAACCCAAAATTTAACCATTAGAGAACAACTAAATAGCGGCACTCGCTTTTTGGATATCAGATGCAGGCATATTAATAACATTTTTACGATACACCATGGATCGGTATATCAAAAACTTAATTTTAATGATGTGCTAAACGATTGCCTTAATTTTTTAAATAGCAATCCTACAGAAACCATTATCATGTCGGTAAAAGAAGAGCATGATCCAAGTAATAATAGACGTTCATTTGAAGCTACTTTAACCAGTTATATTAACCAAAATCGCAGTAAATGGTATTTGGGAGAAAATATTCCTAGATTGAATAACGTAAGAGGGAAAATTGTATTATTAAGAAGATTTAATACAAGAAGTAGTACACCCAAAGGTATAAATGCTACCAATTGGAAAGATAACACCACCTTTACTATAAATAATACAAATGCAACTTTACAGATACAAGATAAATACAAAATTTCTGACAAGAATAATAAATGGAATAGTATAACTAGTTTATTGAGAGCTGCCAAAAACGGAAATAGTAATACGATGTACATTAATTTTGCGAGTGGTTACAAACCAAATTGGTTTGGTATACCTAGAATACCCGAGATTTCTAACTATATTAACCCTAAAATAAGTAGTTATTTTAGAAACAATACTTCTGGCCGTTACGGATCTATTATGATGGATTTTGCCACTGCTAGTAGGAATAAATTACTTATTAAAACTAATTTTTAG